GAAATCCATGAAAACAAAGAACAGCATATGTAATTGCAAATCACACCAATGTAAACATTCTCTTGCAGCCCTTTGAGTTGCATTCAAGCATCGCATTGCCATCCTACAAAATGCCACGCATTTTAGCAGTAAATTATGCGGTATGGGAGTGCTTGTTATGTGTTTACCTCAACATGCAGATTGGTTTTCGCATTATTGGTCCTTGCATGCTGTGTTGTTGCCTTCTGTCGCATTGAAATGTTCCCGAATGGAACTGTTGGATTATTTTGATGCACTGTGGTTGGATTACAGCTGCAAGATAGATATTCTCAAAAAAAATTAAATGTAAGAATAGGCTCCATTAAATGGAGCATTTTTCCATGTGCAAATTCAATAAGGAAATTGAGCATCTAGATAGGAATCTATGTAAGAATTACTACCTCCGTATGGGATTATAGGGCCGGAGGGCCAATTTTGAGAGGACCAAGGTAAATTTCTATTGGTGCTAGATTTTTGTGTGCAATCAATTACATTTAGGATAATTTCTCTTTTCTTACCTTGGACAATAGTTAGCCCGTAGTTTGTGCATGCATTGGCTTCTTTTTGACATGGCATGGGAGAAAAGGCAAAAACCCAACCAGCGAGTGAGAAAAAAGTGGAGGGGTGAGATGCAGCGCATGTAGCGAGGCTTAATTAACTCTCCTCCTTATAATGTTTAACAAACAGAAAATGGCCTCCGGCCCTATAATCCCAAACAGAGAGTAACAAACACAAGTGTTGCGAAATAAGTTCTATGTGTGCAGATTATGTTAGTACAAGCATCATTGCTTGTCCAAAAGAGATTAATACTAGGAATATAAGCTATTCCAGCAATCAGCACTATATGCAATTAACTTCACATGCCTAAGCCAGGTGAATTGATTTCATTAAATTAAAATTAAGAAGGTTTAATCATCTCAAAAAATACAATTAGAAAACGAAATGCTTATGAAGCCCTTTTCCAACAGCTACTAACACACAGTTGGATTAGCATAGTTCCTTTTACCTTGATGGTGAAGGAATGTGCTGAACTAGCTCTTCAGGACAAGCATTGCTTGTTGCTTTTGTTTTCAGCTTCTTCCTCTGGCCACCAGGCTCTTCATCTGTCAGGTTGTCTACTCTGACCAAATTGTTTCTCTGAAATTTAAAGTTGCCGAGAATTTTTAAAAAGGTTTGCGGTTTATATTGCAGTTTCCTATAAAATGCTAAGAAGTATGTACACCTCGCATTAGTAAGAAATCAATGATAGCAAGAAAGAAACAACTATACTTTGCATAGAGGCTTCTCCGTTGTTGCCGGCCGCCCCATTGAACTGTTCCGGCATTGGACAACATGACTTGAGCGAGTCCTAGCACCCATGGGATGAGCTGCTTCTGCATGAAGTTGAAGGACCATTAAAGTTTTGTTTTTCTGTGCTCAGCCGCATAACAGTTGGTGCACTTACCCTTCCTTCTTGGTCTCCTAGGAAGGTCACCCTGCTGTGGACAGTTCGATGCATCTTTGTTCAGAGGCTTATGTTCTGTTGTTGCCAGCTGCCCGATTGAACTCTTCTGACACTGATCTGTCGGATTATTTTTCCGCACCATGGTTGTGGAGATTATCTCAGACTCAACCACAAGAGAATTACTGCAGctgtgtgcatcgattgatgcagaggccggggccatGCTCCCATATCTATAAAAAAAAAACCACAAGAGAATTACTGCAGCTGCAAGATGGATAGGCTCAGTTTTTGAATTGTAAGAACATACGTCATTAAATGGTACACTTATATGTACAAAATTAATAAGGAAATTGAGCATCTAGATAACAATCTACGGTAACAGACACTACTATTGTGGCGTAAGTTTTATTTGTGCAGATTATTTCAAATCATCACAAAGCCGAGAGTAAAAGTTGATTGGTGCCTGTCCGAAATAGATTAATACTAGGAACATAAGCTATGCCGGCAATCAGCACTAGTATACAATTAAGTACATTCTAACTTCACTATCCAAAATGTATACAAACATCCATGGCATAGCTTTATTAACATCAAGCCCAAGTCAGATGATTCTATTTCATTAAATTATAATTAATAATAATATCAAGCAGGTTTAATTATCTTAAAGAATAAGCCTAGAAAATGAAAAGCTTACGAAGCTCCTTTCTAGCAGCTAATAACATTAAGTTTGATttgacatagttaattttacctTGATGGTGAAGGCATTTGCTCATCCAGGTGCCCCAGCGTTGTTTCAGAATTATCTGAAGAAATAACCGTCTCCACAGGCTGAATCATAGCACTGCCATCATCCAGGTCTAATGCCACAAGGGGAAAATAAGACAAGGAAGATAGATCAGGACAGCGTATATTACCAGCTACTGACCACAAAGTCTTGCATGAAAAAAGAAATGATACCTATGCCTGTATCTTCTGGAGGAGGTGTGGATCCTGAATTGGTAGTTGGTGGCCATGACATTTGGTATGGGTAACCCCATCCAGAAAACTGAAACTTGGCCAGCAGGCTCATCTTCTGCAAGTCCACCACCCAGTGAGGGCCGCGGCGGTAGGTCAGTACCGCTAGCCCATTGGTCACCGTGCAGACATCACACACTCTGGTAGAATAAGGTATGCCAAGCACTTTGATCATGGGGACTTCCTCCTTGAAGTTGAACTCGAGCAACGCATTATCGGCATCAAGTTCCCAAACTTGCAACCTAGGGATGGCGGCCCAGCCAACCAGGCCTTGAAGGCACACGAGGTAGCCCTTGCCATCCTTTTTTTCTTGAACGGAGCCTGTGCCATCCTCGATCTCTCCTATCGAATACCCTTGAGAGATTGTCTTCCATGGGAGATGGCACAGCGAGAAAACCATGACGCGTGTATTGAGCACGAGCAGGGAAGCGTCATCATACTGCCAGAATATGCGGCTCGCGGCATACATTGGCATCAAGCCCCATTTCGGCAGCTTACCATTCCCCAACGGAGGACTAGCCCACGGGTGGCGCTTCCACTCGCGAGTGCCGGAGTCGTACTCCACAGCTCGGAACTCCCGGCGATGGCGGCGCTGCTGCACGGATACCACACGGAAGCAGTCGACGGCTAACCGCTGGCCACATTGCGGCACTGTGCCGTCGAGCAAGCAGTGTGCCAAAAACTCCCCCTCAACGTTGGCATCATCCGGACGGGGCTGAATCGGCACGGGCTGGCCCCCGGAGAGTGGGCTGTAGACCCACAGGGAACTATGGTTGTCCCGGGAGAGGAGTAGGACGCCATTGCGGCAGTCCCGGAGGCGCCACCGGTGGCCATTGTCGAGCCTTGCGAGCGTGAAGTCACCCTTGCGTGTGACGGCGGCGATGTCCCGGTGGGCGTCGATGTCGCTCCCGGGGACATCGGAGCATGCTGGGAGGAAGAAGGGCCGCGGCAAAGACTCGTGGCCCCCATCCGAGACGAAGATGCCCATGAAAGGCGACGACGGGTGGCGGTCGCGGAAGCCGGAGAGGACAGAGGAGGCGATACGGCCCCAGCGGCGGCAGGCGAGCACGGCGCGCGCTAAGGACGCCGAGGAAGGGAGGCGGAGCAAGATCTCACCGATGGTGCCGTCGTCGAGGCCGTCGATGGTGGTGGCTGACGCAGGCacccgaggaggtggaggagaagggGCCATCGTACCTCGCCTCGGGCAGGCGAGCGAGCGACCGAGCATGGTCCTCCCCGGCAGATCTGGAAAGTGGTGGCGCGCGCGGCAGCCGGCGTCGAGGAGGAAGAAATGGAAGGCCTAGCGCCGGGCGGCGTGGTGGATTTGGAATGCGGCTTGGCTATTCCCCTCGTTCGACCCGTTGGAGTAAAATTAGCCTAGCTCAGAGTGAAGTGAAGTGAAGTGATAGCTGAGAGTGAGAGGTGGGGCCGTGCGCGGCGCGGCTAGCCAACCCAGAGCACGCGTGGACAGGTACTCAAATCACCCTTTGTCCCACTCGTTCGCGCATCTCCAAGGCGCGACCTGAGCCGCGGGTCATCCGCGGTGAGGTAATCTAGCCCAAATATACGTCTCAGATGCGTCTctacggacgctgcgcggacgcggtaagtgtccgctcgcgtctggcggacgtttcgtcggacCGGCCTGACAGCGACCCTgcatcgatgcgtcttctcaggcgcGCGTTCTCGTTGTTTTCGTCGGGCCGACGCACTTCCGATGCTAGTCAGTTTAGTTTCAGAAAATTTGGAAAAGAGGTTGTAGCCTTAAATTAGCTCAAATTTGCACGAAATTGAAGCCTCGGATTACGTCAAACTGAGGTCCGAAAtaagttcatcacactttgcataTGGTACAGCGCAAAGTGGAGTCCAAAAGGGACACAACAAGGCCTGAACAACAAATgaagtccaaaaggaggccatCGTCAGGGCAGGTggtgccatttcatcaaacaggaTGCGGGGCAccggcatgctctcctccggcagCTGGCGCGTCTTGTGTGTCGTGCCCGGGCACCACTCACCGCTTCTAGGCATCCGGTTGAGGGCGGGAACCGGCGCCCCGTTGAACTGCATCGGCGCCACGCCGGAGGCGAACCGAACCGCGACGCCGGGTGGACCTGCAAGTGAGCGGGAGTTCCAGgacgcagctgggaacttaccgagctcaccgaagaggccggaggagcgacgcCGGTGATCACCTCTCGCTTGACGAGCATGTAGGCCTCCGCTAAGGTCGGATGGAGGCCTACTTGCCCGACGCCGACTTTCATCTTCATCTGCCACGCCTGACCGACGTCCATGGCGGCGGACGTTGCATTCCTCTCCTTCAGGTTCTTGCGGCGGCCGCGACGCTTCATGGCCTCGACGCCTTTCTCCTCCTTGGACAACACCTTCTTTGTCGCCTTCGCCTTAGCATCCCGGCCGCTGGTGGCCGGCCCGCTTGCcttccgccggagctgcagcCTCCATTCTGGCTATGGTAGTGGCTATGGAGGGGGGTGTGGGGCGGCGGCAGGTGCGAGTGTTACCTCGGAATCCATGGTggtggctgcggcggcgaggacgtccatcgcttctggactgctcgcgccggtctaCTTTGATTTTTCGCGCGGGGAATAACCACTAGCGGGAATGTTATCGGCCTCCCTgtcactgacgcgcgggtcctacgtcATTTCCGGCGGATACTCGGCGCGACCACGAAGACACAAACCTAgcccatatttgggccaggtttgcattGCCGCGAACGGACAggtcactatgcgtcgccccgctggagcaggccccgttggagatgccctaaatagAATATTTTTCGCGTCCGGTTTTGGCTATTTGGATCAGCCTCCGGACATACGGATAGGCTGGGACGTCCGCAGCCCATTTTAGTCCCAACATTGCTACCCAAACAACTATTCCTCCTTCTTCTTTCCTAGCAGTACTATTTCAGAAAGACGGGCATGAACGCGTCCAAGCCGAGAGGCACGGCTAGGGAGGCCAGGAGGCATGGCTAGGAATGCGCCTCCTGTCTTCGTGGACGAGCCGGCGGTGCAGCCGCGAAGGGaaaatccctgtcgcccatgaagcccgcccTTCTTCTCCTATCCGTCTCCGTCGATAGATACGTACGCCAACTCGGCGAGTTGATGGCGTACGCcagatcggcgcggaggtccggcggcaggtaccgcctccttcgccggatctccgcgttccgatcaggctcgcgcgcagggactggagggatgggcacccggcggcagctgagccgtTAGCCGCCAGGGAGttgcacgccggaccaggcgtcGTCGCACGACAACCATTTGCtgtgcatgagcctccccaccgtgacggggagcggcaccctcttgctgccgctgccggaggcctcgaagtcgttcttcttccccatggcgctgcggcggtggtgttgcgagtggaggtgtgggcgaaggacgaacgcggccggtggacttttaagggcggccacgcgcgggatacgatgccattgaaggcggcgcagaagcccagccgccgctcGCCAGTACGCGcgcagaacaggcagccgcgccattgatgacgaaggctgcggcgcagacgcgaaagcgctgaccgccgaagcgatgcccttgatgcagactcgctgccaggcgggcccagtggagacgcgagcggacactttgcgtgtccgcgcagcgtccgcagagacgcaaacctgccaggtgactttgcgtcgcgccgctggagagggtgtcacacgcattttcggtcaaagcggacgcaaacggtcgccccgttggagataccCTAAATAGAATATTTTACGCATCCGGTTTTGGCTGTTTGGATCAGCTGCCGAGCGGTGGAGGAGACTTGATTTTGAGTATGTACGTTTTGCTTAAACACTCCTTCGTTGGATCTCCGCGTTCCGATCAGGCTCGCGCGCAGGactggagggatgggcacccggcggcagctgagccgtCAGCAGCCAGGGAGttgcacgccggaccaggcgtcGTCGCACGGCAACCATTTGCCGTAAatgagcctccccaccgtgacggggagcggcaccctcttgctgtcgctgccggaggcctcgaagtcgttcttcttcccatggcgctgcggcggtggtgttgcgagtggaggtgtgggcgaaggacgaacgcggccggtggacttttaagggcggccacgcgcgggatacgatgccattgaaggcggcgcagaagcccagccgccgcccgccagtgcgcgcgtagaacaggcagccgcgccattgatggcgaaggctgcggcgcagacgcggaagcgctgaccgccgaagcgatgccctcgatgcagacttgctgccaggcgggcccggtggagacgcgagcggacactttgcgcatccgcgcagcgtccgcagagacgcaaacctgcccGGTCACTTTACGTCGCGCCACTGGAGAGGGTgtcagacgcattttcggtcaaagCGGacgcagcgtccgtttgcgtcgccccgttggagatgccctaaatagAATATTTTACGCGTCTGGTACGTTTTGGCTGTTTGGATCAGCCGAGCGGTGGAGGAGACTTGATTTTGAGTATGTACGTTTTGCTTAAACATTCCTTCGTACTAAGTGTGAGTGTCACCATGAGGCGCCCCCGTTTCAATTCTTGCTATATGCCGATCGATGAAAGCCACCTAATGTACTAAAGGCATATGTGCGTGAAAAATAGTTCTTTCTTGTAATGAACGTATCTTTCCGGTGTACTCGAATCAGAATGCAGCTGGTTAAAAGAGGAGGCCGGCCACTCGGTGTCCACGTGATGGAGCTGGTCGACGACGCGTCGGCCACGACCCATCGCTTCCGCCGGCGAAATTTGTGTGGAGGGTTTTTTATTTGGAGGGAATGGAGCGGTTTGTGTGCAACTGGGTGGAGGGACAGTGGTGGTGTAGGGGAGGGCATGCGTGGTGTAGGCCGGGGCAAGGCAAGCAGAACACTGTAAGTTCCGCACTTTGTAAGTGTATATTTTTCTCTGAtggaaaagaaaaaaagatgGCTTAGATTTGTGTAAATTTGTAGGTATCCAAATTTAGATAAAGTAAAGATATCCTTGTAGAAGAAAAATATAGAAAATTCGTATGTTGTGTTGGGGAGGAAAACAGAGCAACTAAGAATGGATGTAGGTAGTTAATTTCTGTAGTAggattaagagcatctccagtcacgtcccccaaaacgcgccggatcgagcgtttgggggacgtgtttcgttcgtgccgcgtttgggggacgtcgcttcccagccttggtagccttatggcctcgtGGACGAGGTGGAAAGGCTGGACGGCCTTGATCGTCGTCTTCACCGTCGAGGTTGATCGATGTCCCATTCCTCACAGCTTCGTTGTAGGACGCAAAGCTTGTCATccacttgttgttgttcttgagCACGTCCCAGATATGGACCATATGTAAGCCCT
This Lolium perenne isolate Kyuss_39 chromosome 1, Kyuss_2.0, whole genome shotgun sequence DNA region includes the following protein-coding sequences:
- the LOC127342714 gene encoding uncharacterized protein — encoded protein: MLGRSLACPRRGTMAPSPPPPRVPASATTIDGLDDGTIGEILLRLPSSASLARAVLACRRWGRIASSVLSGFRDRHPSSPFMGIFVSDGGHESLPRPFFLPACSDVPGSDIDAHRDIAAVTRKGDFTLARLDNGHRWRLRDCRNGVLLLSRDNHSSLWVYSPLSGGQPVPIQPRPDDANVEGEFLAHCLLDGTVPQCGQRLAVDCFRVVSVQQRRHRREFRAVEYDSGTREWKRHPWASPPLGNGKLPKWGLMPMYAASRIFWQYDDASLLVLNTRVMVFSLCHLPWKTISQGYSIGEIEDGTGSVQEKKDGKGYLVCLQGLVGWAAIPRLQVWELDADNALLEFNFKEEVPMIKVLGIPYSTRVCDVCTVTNGLAVLTYRRGPHWVVDLQKMSLLAKFQFSGWGYPYQMSWPPTTNSGSTPPPEDTGIDLDDGSAMIQPVETVISSDNSETTLGHLDEQMPSPSRYGSMAPASASIDAHSCSNSLVVESEIISTTMVRKNNPTDQCQKSSIGQLATTEHKPLNKDASNCPQQGDLPRRPRRKEAAHPMGARTRSSHVVQCRNSSMGRPATTEKPLCKRNNLVRVDNLTDEEPGGQRKKLKTKATSNACPEELVQHIPSPSSCNPTTVHQNNPTVPFGNISMRQKATTQHARTNNAKTNLHVEDGNAMLECNSKGCKRMFTLISTLTRHRREVHKNGKCIPCGRCDMKFTRTENLKSHFEECITRWRPVYSKGALRSFLTSMLGRLMKNLTSMLMMELRRSNATSRAARENIHRCKNKTGIIRYLIRARESNKGEDRGIDGLIPICWRGSIVVCRSLNILFLRSMFAHVISMRLEESLQWSFVYKFHVYQNTSCRSTCSSFLCTYRS